Within Flavobacterium pisciphilum, the genomic segment AAACCTAGATTTGTTAAAACAATAACTCTTCCACATTACTGTACAAGAAGCCAGTCCTATTTCTTGTGTAACTACTCTCTCGATACTATTTTTAGTAAGCCTTATTTGCTCTGTTACTTCACTCTTTACAATTAAAGGAATTCTACTTTCATAAGACTTTTTTTGATAGTGGCAAAAATCCAAACTTTTACCATCGAGTATCTCCAAACAAATTTTTAAATTATCTGGATGCACTATATCATCATCGTCAAAGAATATAACATAATCTCCTTGTACCAAATCCAAACCATAATTCCTACAACCAGGCAATCCTTTTTTATAGCGATCCGTTCGTTTAAAAAACTTAAATCGTGAATCTTTATCTAAAATTGGAGTAATAACTTCTAAAGTATTATCAGTTCCTCCATCATCTATAATTAAGCATTCCCAGTTTAAATAAGATTGCTTTTGTATTGAATTTAAAGTTTCTAAAATAAAATGGCTCCTATTATAAGTAGCCATTATTATCGTTACTATAGGTATCATTCTTTAAAAATTGATTTTAAAGTTCGGAGTGGTCGTAATAAAGTATTTCCTAATTTATAATCTATTTTATTTCTTATTTTTAAATTATCTGCTTTTAACGATTCAATGTCTCCTAAAAATTGTTCAATATAACTTTCATAATATTCAATATATAAATCCTTGTGTTTAATGAAAATATATTTTTTGATATCTTTATTATGTTTATTTATAGCAATAGTCCTCATCGAGAATTGATGTTGCCGATAAAAAAACAAAACCTCTTCAAGTATATGCACATCCCAACCTAAACGGCAGACTCTAATATAAAATTCCCAATCCTCATAACCTAACTTCATATTCTCATCATACCCTTTAACCTTTTCCCAACATTCTTTTCTAAATAATGAAGTTCCTATTGCGGCATTATAAAACAAAAAATCTTTTATTGTCTTGCCAGTCGGTTTAAATATCCCAAATTGTTCATTACCACTAAACCTAATCCCCCAACTACTTACAATTCCAATAGTCGCATTTTTTAATAATATGTCAACTCCTTTCTCTACAAAAGTATGATGATAAAAATCGTCTGCATCAAGTGTCAAAATATAGCTCCCCCTTGATTTTTTAATGCCATAATTTCTGGCACTAGAAAGCCCTCCGTTTTCTTTATAAAAATAAATAAATCTATGGTCAATATTTACCCATTTTTGAGCTATCTCTTCAGTATTATCTATACTCCCATCATTTATAATTATGCATTCCCAATCAAAATAACTTTGCTCTAATATAGATTGAATTGCTTCATCTAAAAATTGTCCATGATTATAACATGGAATAATTACAGATACTAACGGTTTTATCATATCTATTTAGTTAATGATTCTTTTATACAAGAAGCAATTTTCCTTAAATAACTAATTTTTATTTTTCTTACCGAAAAATCTTTAATATATATTTGAAATCCTCTAAAATATTTTCCACTTCTTAAATAATGGAATTCACTGTATTGTATCCATGAGCTGCTCCATAGATGAATAGCATATGTATCTTTATTTATATAGTTTTTATAATTATTAATATCCGCTTTTTTTTCAAATGGAAGTGGATAAAAAAAGAAGGCTGGATAAATTGTTAATTTATCGACAACAACAATTTTGTCAAAATCAAATTCATAATTAAATAAAGTTCTATACTTTTTTGTTATCAACTTTGGAATAGTAATTTCTCCAAAGTTCATATTTTCTTCTATTATAAGAGAATCATAAATT encodes:
- a CDS encoding glycosyltransferase family 2 protein, with protein sequence MIPIVTIIMATYNRSHFILETLNSIQKQSYLNWECLIIDDGGTDNTLEVITPILDKDSRFKFFKRTDRYKKGLPGCRNYGLDLVQGDYVIFFDDDDIVHPDNLKICLEILDGKSLDFCHYQKKSYESRIPLIVKSEVTEQIRLTKNSIERVVTQEIGLASCTVMWKSYCFNKSRFNENLLYAEEWECYIRIISENFNGIIIDSILYYNRKHASSNTGEFYNNINPVRKASKNEAIILVLKNLKQKQLLTNSLIRYFITVSLGFKEYNLFNQIIKILELSLLQKLKWQFYYKSYVLRLAIYKMKKSINK
- a CDS encoding glycosyltransferase family 2 protein; the encoded protein is MIKPLVSVIIPCYNHGQFLDEAIQSILEQSYFDWECIIINDGSIDNTEEIAQKWVNIDHRFIYFYKENGGLSSARNYGIKKSRGSYILTLDADDFYHHTFVEKGVDILLKNATIGIVSSWGIRFSGNEQFGIFKPTGKTIKDFLFYNAAIGTSLFRKECWEKVKGYDENMKLGYEDWEFYIRVCRLGWDVHILEEVLFFYRQHQFSMRTIAINKHNKDIKKYIFIKHKDLYIEYYESYIEQFLGDIESLKADNLKIRNKIDYKLGNTLLRPLRTLKSIFKE
- a CDS encoding glycosyltransferase family 32 protein, encoding MELVNTRSIPKIIHYCWFGGNRKPKLVKDCILSWKKHFPDYQIIEWNEKNSDLTHPFVAKVYKQKKWAFVSDYIRLQKIYEFGGIYLDTDMLIIKGFEVLLNNDCFLGAENSDFISVGVIVANRKNEFIKECKEIYDSLIIEENMNFGEITIPKLITKKYRTLFNYEFDFDKIVVVDKLTIYPAFFFYPLPFEKKADINNYKNYINKDTYAIHLWSSSWIQYSEFHYLRSGKYFRGFQIYIKDFSVRKIKISYLRKIASCIKESLTK